The Musa acuminata AAA Group cultivar baxijiao chromosome BXJ2-2, Cavendish_Baxijiao_AAA, whole genome shotgun sequence genome has a segment encoding these proteins:
- the LOC135605413 gene encoding pentatricopeptide repeat-containing protein At2g18940, chloroplastic-like, translating to MVGCRPTMSDWTSFQIAPNPPKTTSLRCISSLTLSMEGALFSSRPAFPTQTSKTPRKPSTNHPKFNPPPPPPSHSVPLDSLLHHLQHLTQETSTTLHPPQPTNKNPNFPSLRLASTTIHREKAPPASRPRLAVSENGVLFLRDPRLGFLSGAGKSLLRSIVEQPPLDLVSLLESKKDEIFGVDWVSLLKALEILGNWEKALALFEWAGSGSNAEGSRLDAPAIEVVIRALGRHSQHSIASKLFDSIPLEEYCLDIRAYTTLLHALSRTGKYRKAVALFKQIKAKGLSPTLVTYNVILDVYGRMGRSWSKILEILDEMKSRNVGIDEFTCSTVISACGREGLLEEASMFFEQLKLQGYVPGTVAYNSLLQVYGKAGKYPAAMGVLKEMEDNNCPADAVTYNELVATYARAGFYEEGAAVLDAMASKGIMPNSVTYTTVISGYGKAGKEDEALALFDRMKKLGCVPNTCTYNTILGMLGKKSRTGEMLDILSDMKSNGCVPNRVTWNTMLAMCGKRGMENYVSQVFDEMKKSGVEPDRDTFNTLIAAYGRCGSSTQALQMYDEMVKAGFSPCTTTYNALLNAIARKGDWIAAESVILDMKKKGFKPNELSYSLLLQTYAKGRHIKGIQAIEEEVYDDKIFPSWVILRTLIIVNFKCRMLNGTEKAFEELKRNGYKPDLVILNSMLSIYAKNGMYDRAREMFDLIHQFGLRPDLITHNNIMNMYARGGECWEAEDILKQLEKSGLKPDVVSYNTVINGFCKQGLMTEALRILSDMMAKGVTPCMVTYNTFISGYVSKDMFKEADDVISYMIQHNCRPDELTYRIIVDGYCKAKRYEEAMEFVSGILNMDSSFSEQSVNKLTLRVEENKSRH from the coding sequence ATGGTTGGATGTCGACCAACCATGTCAGATTGGACTTCGTTTCAGATTGCTCCCAATCCACCCAAAACCACATCTCTACGCTGCATctcctctctcactctctcaatGGAGGGAGCACTCTTCTCAAGCCGTCCAGCTTTCCCAACACAGACATCGAAAACGCCGAGAAAACCCTCGACCAACCATCCAAAGTTCaacccaccaccacctcctccttctCATTCCGTCCCCTTGGACTCCCTCCTGCACCATCTCCAGCATCTCACTCAAGAGACCTCCACCACTCTCCACCCACCTCAACCAACCAATAAAAATCCCAACTTTCCTTCTTTGCGCCTCGCTTCGACCACAATTCACCGCGAAAAGGCACCTCCGGCGTCGCGCCCACGGCTCGCCGTCAGCGAAAATGGTGTTCTGTTCCTGCGGGACCCTCGCCTGGGCTTCCTTTCCGGCGCAGGCAAGTCTTTGCTTAGATCCATCGTCGAACAGCCTCCTCTTGATTTGGTGTCCCTGCTGGAATCCAAAAAAGATGAGATTTTTGGCGTGGATTGGGTCAGCCTCCTGAAGGCGCTCGAGATCTTGGGCAACTGGGAGAAGGCTCTCGCCTTGTTTGAATGGGCTGGATCCGGTTCCAATGCGGAGGGATCCAGGTTAGACGCCCCGGCGATCGAGGTGGTGATCAGGGCGTTGGGTAGGCATTCGCAGCACTCGATCGCCTCGAAGCTGTTCGACTCTATTCCTCTGGAGGAATACTGCCTTGATATCCGCGCTTACACTACCCTGCTTCATGCCTTGTCTCGGACTGGCAAGTACCGCAAAGCGGTCGCGTTGTTTAAGCAGATCAAAGCCAAAGGGTTATCGCCTACCTTGGTCACCTACAATGTGATTCTTGATGTATATGGCCGTATGGGGCGGTCTTGGAGTAAAATTTTGGAAATTTTGGATGAAATGAAGAGCAGAAATGTGGGTATTGATGAGTTCACCTGTAGCACTGTCATATCAGCCTGCGGAAGGGAAGGTTTGTTGGAGGAGGCTTCCATGTTTTTTGAACAATTGAAGCTGCAGGGCTATGTTCCAGGCACCGTCGCATACAATTCACTGCTCCAGGTGTATGGTAAAGCTGGAAAGTATCCGGCGGCCATGGGGGTATTGAAGGAAATGGAGGACAATAACTGCCCAGCAGATGCAGTTACCTACAATGAGCTTGTGGCGACCTATGCTAGAgctggcttttatgaagaaggggcAGCAGTATTAGACGCAATGGCTAGTAAAGGAATCATGCCTAATTCTGTTACCTACACCACTGTGATTAGTGGATATGGAAAGGCGGGAAAAGAGGATGAAGCTTTGGCTTTGTTTGATCGGATGAAGAAGTTGGGTTGTGTTCCTAATACTTGTACATACAATACGATTCTTGGAATGCTTGGAAAGAAATCAAGGACAGGGGAGATGTTGGACATACTCTCCGACATGAAGTCTAATGGTTGTGTCCCAAATAGGGTCACATGGAACACAATGTTGGCTATGTGCGGGAAGAGGGGAATGGAGAATTATGTCAGCCAAGTATTTGATGAGATGAAGAAATCAGGAGTTGAGCCGGACAGGGATACCTTCAACACCTTGATTGCTGCATATGGCCGGTGTGGGTCTAGCACCCAAGCTTTGCAGATGTATGATGAGATGGTCAAGGCAGGTTTTAGTCCTTGTACCACTACATACAATGCACTCTTGAATGCAATAGCTAGGAAAGGTGATTGGATAGCTGCGGAGTCTGTCATATTAGATATGAAGAAGAAGGGCTTCAAGCCTAATGAACTTTCATACTCTTTGTTGCTTCAAACTTATGCTAAAGGAAGGCATATAAAAGGGATACAGGCAATTGAAGAAGaagtttatgatgataaaatatttccCAGCTGGGTGATTTTAAGAACACTTATTATTGTCAACTTCAAGTGTAGAATGCTAAATGGCACAGAGAAGGCTTTTGAGGAGCTGAAGAGGAATGGTTACAAGCCTGACTTGGTAATCCTTAATTCtatgctttcaatttatgcaAAAAATGGGATGTACGATCGTGCTCGTGAAATGTTTGACTTGATTCATCAGTTTGGATTGCGACCTGATCTCATAACTCATAATAATATTATGAACATGTATGCAAGAGGTGGAGAGTGTTGGGAAGCAGAAGACATACTCAAGCAACTTGAAAAGTCAGGACTAAAGCCTGATGTAGTGTCCTACAACACTGTAATTAATGGATTTTGCAAGCAAGGTCTCATGACTGAGGCCCTAAGGATTCTATCAGACATGATGGCTAAAGGAGTTACCCCTTGCATGGTCACTTACAACACCTTCATTTCTGGTTATGTGAGCAAGGACATGTTCAAAGAAGCTGATGATGTTATTAGCTACATGATACAGCATAACTGCAGGCCTGATGAACTAACCTACAGGATAATTGTTGATGGTTACTGTAAAGCCAAGAGATATGAGGAGGCTATGGAGTTTGTGTCTGGGATCTTAAATATGGATTCATCTTTTTCTGAGCAATCAGTGAATAAGCTAAC